The Vibrio kanaloae genome has a window encoding:
- a CDS encoding anhydro-N-acetylmuramic acid kinase, translating to MKSELYIGVMSGTSMDGVDTALVSIEGTRITLLDHDEFPMPEDIKARLLEVCLGQRTDLIAIGELDHQLGHLFANAVLQLLEKSGTPASSVTAIGNHGQTVFHQPSGESPFTMQLGDANIIAAKTEIQTVADFRRKDMALGGQGAPLVPAFHHTIFHPQESSVVVLNIGGISNISVLRPNQPTLGYDTGPGNMLMDAWVDKHTGEKFDRDAQFALKGQLNQALLEQLLNESYLSQIPPKSTGRELFNLPWLEQQLIEFKDLAAEDVQHTLCEYTALTIANEVETYRLGEQPALYVCGGGTRNPLLMKRLAELLPSWEVASTTSKGVDADYMEAMAFAWLAQRHVHQLPSNLPEVTGASRAASLGVLYRAG from the coding sequence ATGAAGTCAGAGTTATATATTGGCGTGATGTCAGGCACGAGTATGGACGGCGTTGATACGGCTTTAGTGTCAATAGAAGGCACTCGTATCACATTGCTTGATCATGATGAATTCCCTATGCCTGAAGATATCAAAGCCCGTCTGCTTGAAGTCTGTCTTGGCCAGAGAACGGATTTGATTGCCATTGGTGAACTTGACCACCAGCTTGGCCATCTATTTGCTAACGCGGTTCTGCAACTTCTCGAAAAATCAGGAACTCCAGCATCTTCAGTGACGGCCATTGGTAATCATGGTCAAACGGTATTCCACCAGCCAAGCGGCGAATCGCCATTTACCATGCAGTTGGGTGATGCCAATATCATTGCTGCTAAAACAGAGATACAAACGGTCGCCGATTTCAGACGCAAAGACATGGCACTCGGTGGGCAAGGTGCGCCATTAGTCCCCGCCTTCCACCATACTATTTTTCACCCGCAAGAAAGCTCAGTTGTGGTGTTGAATATTGGTGGTATCTCGAATATTTCGGTGCTGCGACCAAATCAGCCAACACTCGGTTATGATACAGGCCCTGGCAATATGTTGATGGACGCTTGGGTAGATAAGCACACAGGAGAGAAGTTTGACCGCGATGCGCAGTTTGCGCTTAAAGGCCAACTCAATCAAGCCTTGCTCGAACAGCTGTTAAATGAGTCTTATCTATCTCAGATACCACCGAAAAGCACTGGCAGAGAGCTGTTCAACCTGCCTTGGCTAGAGCAACAATTAATAGAATTTAAAGACCTTGCAGCAGAAGATGTTCAGCACACGCTTTGTGAGTACACCGCATTGACGATAGCCAATGAAGTGGAGACTTATCGCTTGGGTGAGCAGCCTGCACTCTATGTGTGTGGCGGTGGTACACGAAATCCATTGTTAATGAAAAGGTTGGCTGAACTGCTTCCTAGCTGGGAAGTAGCGTCGACCACCAGTAAAGGTGTTGATGCCGATTATATGGAAGCCATGGCCTTTGCGTGGCTTGCTCAGCGTCATGTTCATCAACTGCCAAGCAACTTACCAGAAGTGACTGGCGCAAGCAGGGCGGCCTCTCTAGGCGTTCTTTATCGTGCTGGCTAA
- a CDS encoding DUF2799 domain-containing protein: MKKIIALFAVAFSLTGCSANIQDLAAEGNWQEIGYRDGIKGHTQRSYSEMSELGAVDQASYTEGYHLGVTEYCNPNHAYQIGLSGQVYEGVCSGTEDAQRFRMEWQRGWDEFSNDY; this comes from the coding sequence ATGAAAAAAATAATCGCATTATTCGCCGTGGCATTTAGCCTTACAGGATGCAGCGCCAATATTCAAGATTTAGCGGCAGAAGGTAACTGGCAAGAGATTGGTTACCGTGACGGTATTAAAGGCCACACTCAGCGTTCGTATTCGGAGATGAGTGAGCTTGGCGCAGTCGATCAAGCGAGTTACACAGAAGGTTATCACCTAGGTGTGACTGAATATTGTAATCCGAACCATGCTTATCAGATTGGTTTATCTGGTCAGGTGTATGAAGGCGTGTGTTCTGGTACGGAAGACGCTCAACGTTTCCGCATGGAATGGCAACGTGGCTGGGATGAGTTCTCAAATGACTATTAA
- a CDS encoding sodium:solute symporter, with product MNSLFTSLDWAVFAIYFAIIAFTGWHFSRTKITSTKDYFLGGNSMPMWVVAISVLATSQSAATFLGGPESSYRGDLTYLATNIGGILGAIFVALVLIPRFYHNKVSTVYELLKVRFGEKTKQRAGVMYLVGRVFASGARLYMAAIAVSMILFTNIDPSSVVTSVVILVAVGLAYTYMGGIRSVIWSDLIQLVVYVGAAIAVIIYLLGQIPADFSQIAQVLTNPGEGQPSKLTLLDFTLDFSPAGTFSFWACITGFVLLNIGAFGLDQDMTQRVLTCKDAKQGSKAMINSIIFSIPVVLVFMSIGLLLYVFYQRPELMGVEGKDVVQNFNGENVTIFMYYVLNEMPAGLRGLVTVGVVAAALSTLNSGLNSMSSVAVQDIYKPWLEARKGEQDDFHYVKAGRFGMAAAAVALGSMGILCYYWQQYTDMSLLSFALSVMVFAYTGLLGVYFTAIFTERGNETSVALALMAGFLTTLLMQAYVWDSVMGAVNADWVGVRLAFPYQLCVGTFVSLIVCLLGKKQTQEVNKLQTV from the coding sequence ATGAATTCACTATTTACCTCACTGGACTGGGCGGTATTCGCGATATATTTCGCCATTATCGCTTTTACAGGTTGGCACTTTAGCCGAACAAAAATCACAAGTACCAAAGACTATTTCTTAGGTGGTAACTCAATGCCGATGTGGGTTGTTGCTATCTCGGTACTGGCAACCTCGCAATCTGCAGCGACGTTTTTAGGTGGACCAGAGTCTAGCTACCGTGGTGATCTTACCTACCTAGCGACCAACATTGGCGGTATTCTTGGTGCAATTTTTGTCGCGCTCGTTCTAATTCCTCGTTTCTACCACAACAAAGTCTCTACCGTTTATGAACTACTAAAGGTACGCTTTGGTGAGAAGACCAAACAGCGTGCAGGTGTCATGTATTTAGTCGGGCGTGTGTTTGCTTCTGGTGCGCGCCTATACATGGCAGCTATCGCAGTATCCATGATTCTATTTACCAACATAGACCCAAGCAGCGTAGTCACTTCTGTTGTGATTCTTGTTGCCGTTGGCCTCGCTTATACCTATATGGGCGGCATTCGTTCCGTGATCTGGAGTGACTTAATCCAACTCGTTGTTTATGTCGGTGCAGCTATTGCGGTAATTATCTACCTACTGGGTCAGATCCCTGCCGACTTTAGCCAAATTGCTCAGGTACTTACTAACCCGGGTGAAGGACAACCTTCGAAGCTGACTCTACTCGATTTCACGCTCGACTTTAGCCCTGCTGGCACCTTCAGTTTTTGGGCATGTATCACTGGTTTTGTCTTGTTAAACATCGGTGCATTTGGTCTTGATCAAGACATGACTCAACGCGTTTTGACTTGTAAGGATGCCAAGCAAGGTTCAAAGGCGATGATCAACTCAATCATCTTCTCGATTCCTGTCGTGTTGGTATTTATGTCGATTGGCTTACTCTTGTATGTCTTCTACCAAAGACCTGAACTGATGGGTGTTGAAGGCAAAGACGTCGTGCAAAATTTTAATGGCGAAAACGTCACGATCTTCATGTACTACGTATTAAATGAAATGCCTGCAGGTCTTCGTGGCTTAGTAACGGTTGGTGTGGTTGCCGCGGCACTATCAACACTAAACTCTGGCTTAAACTCGATGTCTTCGGTTGCGGTACAAGATATTTACAAACCTTGGTTAGAAGCTCGTAAAGGAGAACAAGATGACTTCCATTACGTGAAAGCTGGCCGATTTGGAATGGCTGCAGCGGCCGTAGCCTTAGGTAGCATGGGTATCCTTTGTTACTACTGGCAACAGTACACAGACATGTCACTGTTATCGTTCGCTTTAAGTGTGATGGTGTTTGCTTACACCGGATTACTGGGCGTCTACTTCACGGCGATTTTCACTGAACGCGGCAACGAAACTTCAGTCGCTTTAGCTCTAATGGCAGGCTTCTTAACGACATTACTGATGCAAGCTTATGTGTGGGACAGTGTGATGGGCGCGGTTAACGCGGATTGGGTGGGTGTTCGATTAGCCTTTCCGTATCAACTCTGCGTGGGCACGTTTGTATCATTAATCGTGTGCCTTCTAGGTAAGAAGCAGACTCAAGAAGTTAATAAACTACAAACGGTTTAG
- the btsR gene encoding two-component system response regulator BtsR — protein sequence MLKALVVDDELFAREELIELLTETGEVEVIGQASNAIEGLKQINQLKPDVVYLDIQMPQVTGIELLSMLDPDTMPYVVFVTAYDQYAIQAFEDNAFDYLLKPVEPCRLNKSVCRLNKIIKQNHKAPEQDISVIAPSHLEQIPCIGHNRIVIMASQTVECAYSDISGVHVRSSSQTATSQLTLKTLEEKTDLIRCHRQYLINIKSIQEIKLLENGLAEIVTLTGFEVPVSRRYLKTLKEQLGLQ from the coding sequence ATGTTAAAAGCATTAGTTGTCGATGATGAGCTTTTTGCTCGTGAAGAACTGATTGAACTACTGACTGAAACTGGAGAAGTGGAAGTCATCGGTCAAGCAAGCAACGCGATCGAAGGCCTGAAGCAGATCAACCAGCTCAAGCCTGATGTAGTGTATTTAGATATTCAAATGCCGCAAGTTACCGGGATTGAACTGCTGAGCATGCTTGACCCAGACACTATGCCCTACGTGGTATTTGTGACCGCCTACGATCAATATGCGATTCAAGCCTTTGAAGACAATGCCTTTGACTACCTACTTAAGCCAGTCGAGCCTTGTCGATTAAACAAGAGCGTTTGTCGCCTGAATAAGATCATCAAACAGAACCACAAAGCGCCAGAACAAGACATATCAGTCATCGCCCCCTCTCATTTAGAGCAGATTCCGTGTATTGGCCATAACCGTATAGTGATCATGGCAAGCCAAACGGTCGAGTGCGCCTATTCAGACATTAGTGGGGTACATGTTCGTAGTTCATCGCAAACAGCAACTTCACAATTAACCTTGAAGACCTTAGAAGAAAAGACCGATTTGATCCGCTGTCATCGCCAATATTTGATCAACATAAAATCGATCCAAGAGATCAAGCTATTAGAAAATGGATTAGCCGAGATAGTCACACTGACGGGCTTTGAAGTGCCAGTCAGCCGTCGCTACCTCAAGACGTTAAAAGAGCAACTCGGCCTTCAGTAA
- the murQ gene encoding N-acetylmuramic acid 6-phosphate etherase — translation MSNNALISALSHLVSEGRNPDTMDIDLLTSLEVVEKINQQDKQVPLAIEAELPQIAKAVDKIAHAFQNGGRLIYMGAGTSGRLGVLDASECPPTFGVSDKMVIGLIAGGPEAILKAKEGAEDSLTLGIEDLKAIQFSENDVVVGIAASGRTPYVIGALNYANQIGAVTVALSCNPSSPIAEIAQIAISPVVGPEALTGSTRLKSGTAQKLVLNMLTTASMIRIGKIYQNLMVDVKATNEKLVARAARIVIQATECDKALAVSTLKTTDYDVKLSILMILTGLDLELAKAQLDKQNGFLRKAVENNQ, via the coding sequence ATGAGTAACAACGCTCTCATATCAGCGCTCTCGCACCTCGTTTCGGAGGGGAGAAACCCTGATACTATGGATATTGATCTGCTCACCTCTCTCGAAGTGGTTGAAAAGATTAACCAACAAGACAAACAAGTCCCACTGGCGATTGAAGCAGAACTGCCACAGATCGCGAAAGCGGTCGATAAAATTGCTCATGCCTTTCAAAACGGTGGTCGACTGATTTATATGGGCGCAGGCACCAGTGGTCGATTGGGTGTGTTAGATGCGTCAGAGTGCCCGCCTACTTTTGGTGTTTCAGACAAAATGGTTATCGGCCTAATCGCTGGCGGCCCAGAAGCCATTTTAAAAGCCAAAGAAGGCGCGGAAGACTCGCTGACTCTTGGTATTGAAGATCTGAAAGCGATTCAATTTTCAGAAAACGATGTTGTGGTCGGTATCGCAGCCAGTGGCCGTACACCTTACGTGATTGGTGCCCTTAATTATGCCAATCAAATCGGTGCGGTGACGGTTGCATTGTCTTGTAACCCTAGCTCTCCAATTGCCGAGATCGCACAGATCGCAATTAGCCCAGTCGTTGGCCCAGAAGCATTGACTGGTTCAACACGACTCAAATCAGGTACAGCACAAAAGCTGGTACTTAATATGCTGACGACTGCGAGCATGATTCGTATCGGTAAGATCTACCAAAATCTGATGGTCGACGTAAAAGCGACCAATGAAAAGTTGGTTGCCCGCGCTGCTCGTATCGTTATCCAAGCGACGGAGTGTGACAAAGCACTGGCAGTGTCGACACTTAAAACGACTGATTACGATGTGAAGTTATCTATTTTGATGATTCTAACAGGGCTAGATTTAGAGTTAGCCAAAGCACAACTTGATAAGCAAAATGGCTTCTTGAGAAAAGCAGTCGAGAATAATCAGTAA
- a CDS encoding sensor histidine kinase codes for MELILSLLQQTCVYLVIAYMLSKTPLILPLLSISSRLSHKVSCYVLFSLFCIMGTYFGLQINDAIANTRAMGAVMGGLFGGPVVGFAVGFTGGIHRYSLGGFTDLACAISTTAEGLIGGLLHVYLVRKNKASQLFNPLVVFSVTLFAEIIQMLILLAVAKPFEQSYALVSDIAAPMIIANSVGAALFMSIIQDRKTIFEKYSATFSRRALTIAERSVGILHGGFNSDNAQKIVRIVYEETNVGAVAITDREKILAFVGIGDEHHIPNTPISSQSTLTSMEQNDIIYLDGKENPYQCSLSQDCKLGSALIIPLRAGNEVVGTIKLYEPKLKLFSTINMSMAEGIAQLLSSQILFSNYQQQQTLLTQAEIKLLHAQVNPHFLFNALNTISAVTRRDPDKARELIQHLSHFFRSNLKQNINTVKLKDELAHVNAYLTIEKARFTDRLEVELDIDPLLYNSQLPSFTLQPLVENAIKHGISNMLEGGKVKIYSEAFKGGFKLTVEDNAGNYQKPSQDHVGLGMEIVDKRLANFFGQDSALKIESQPQQFTRMSFIIPILK; via the coding sequence ATGGAACTCATTCTCTCTCTGCTGCAACAAACCTGTGTCTACTTAGTGATTGCTTACATGTTAAGTAAAACTCCATTGATTCTCCCTTTGTTGAGCATCTCTTCACGCTTAAGTCATAAAGTCAGCTGTTATGTTCTGTTTTCTCTGTTCTGTATTATGGGCACCTATTTTGGACTGCAGATTAATGACGCGATAGCCAACACTCGAGCGATGGGCGCAGTAATGGGCGGTCTGTTTGGTGGCCCTGTCGTTGGCTTTGCGGTCGGCTTTACTGGCGGTATTCATCGTTACTCATTAGGTGGTTTTACGGACTTAGCTTGTGCCATTTCCACCACAGCAGAAGGTTTGATTGGTGGCCTATTGCACGTTTACTTAGTCAGAAAGAATAAAGCCAGCCAGCTGTTTAATCCGCTGGTAGTGTTCTCTGTCACCCTGTTTGCAGAGATCATTCAAATGCTGATTCTACTGGCGGTCGCCAAACCGTTTGAGCAATCCTACGCTCTGGTTTCTGATATTGCTGCGCCAATGATCATTGCAAACTCAGTGGGTGCGGCGCTGTTCATGAGCATCATCCAAGACAGGAAAACCATCTTCGAAAAGTACTCGGCTACTTTCTCGCGCCGCGCATTAACCATCGCCGAGCGTTCTGTGGGTATTCTGCATGGTGGCTTCAATTCCGATAACGCACAAAAAATCGTGCGTATCGTTTACGAAGAAACCAACGTCGGTGCGGTGGCGATTACCGACCGAGAAAAAATCCTCGCGTTCGTCGGCATTGGCGATGAACACCATATTCCGAACACCCCTATTTCATCGCAGAGCACCCTCACCTCGATGGAACAAAACGACATCATCTACCTTGATGGTAAAGAGAACCCATACCAATGTTCTCTATCTCAAGATTGCAAGTTAGGTTCTGCGCTTATTATCCCACTGCGTGCCGGTAACGAAGTCGTCGGTACCATCAAACTGTATGAGCCTAAGCTGAAGCTATTCTCGACCATTAACATGTCGATGGCAGAAGGTATCGCTCAACTGCTTTCAAGCCAGATCCTATTCAGCAACTATCAGCAGCAGCAGACCCTGCTCACCCAAGCTGAAATCAAACTGTTGCACGCTCAGGTTAACCCGCACTTCTTGTTTAATGCGCTGAATACCATCAGTGCCGTTACACGTCGTGACCCAGATAAAGCACGAGAGCTTATTCAGCACCTATCTCACTTCTTTAGAAGCAACCTTAAGCAGAACATCAACACTGTGAAACTCAAAGACGAACTGGCACACGTCAATGCTTACCTGACCATAGAGAAGGCACGCTTTACCGACCGCTTAGAAGTGGAATTGGATATCGACCCGCTACTGTATAACTCTCAACTGCCGAGCTTTACCCTGCAGCCACTGGTTGAAAATGCCATAAAGCATGGTATTTCAAACATGCTAGAAGGCGGCAAAGTGAAGATTTATAGTGAGGCTTTCAAGGGTGGATTCAAGCTGACCGTGGAAGACAATGCAGGCAACTATCAGAAGCCGTCTCAAGACCATGTGGGTTTAGGAATGGAAATTGTTGATAAACGACTCGCGAATTTCTTTGGACAAGACTCAGCACTAAAAATAGAATCTCAACCACAGCAATTTACTCGAATGAGCTTTATCATACCTATACTAAAATAA
- a CDS encoding BadF/BadG/BcrA/BcrD ATPase family protein — translation MITHTLAVDGGGTKTAMRLKQISTTPSVIQERTLAATSLTLYGEAAIIQLTHYIEEMLSVNQIKAKQCYIVVGVAGAGNSHLKAKLKSALAHCPHLYVTTDAEASVFGANAGQGVNCIAIGTGSVAIQLDNQHVTHQFGGWGFPIGDQGGGAWLGFRAVQQTLAEFDDKRSSLTSLLVMNKIGSERSDILKWLNTANATDYAQFARELVDIEQRCSTASTILKQGIEEIEKLTRTCSENNSLPIMFLGSLGQFYRSKLSQGLQARALDIQGNAQDGAEVIAHQKIHMLNLGNEQ, via the coding sequence ATGATTACCCATACTTTGGCAGTCGATGGCGGTGGAACCAAAACCGCCATGAGACTGAAGCAAATATCAACTACACCAAGTGTCATTCAAGAACGTACTTTAGCGGCAACGTCATTGACCTTGTATGGTGAGGCGGCAATCATTCAACTGACTCATTATATTGAGGAAATGTTGAGTGTTAATCAGATTAAAGCCAAACAGTGCTATATTGTGGTTGGCGTTGCTGGTGCTGGAAATAGTCATTTAAAAGCCAAGCTAAAATCGGCGTTAGCCCACTGCCCACACCTATATGTGACAACCGATGCTGAAGCGTCAGTGTTTGGTGCTAACGCAGGGCAAGGCGTTAACTGCATTGCGATTGGGACCGGTTCAGTTGCCATTCAGTTAGACAACCAACATGTGACTCATCAGTTTGGCGGGTGGGGTTTCCCGATTGGCGATCAAGGGGGTGGCGCTTGGCTTGGATTTCGAGCGGTGCAGCAAACTCTAGCCGAATTTGATGACAAACGTTCCTCTTTAACAAGCCTGCTTGTCATGAATAAAATAGGCAGCGAACGTAGTGACATTCTAAAGTGGCTCAACACGGCCAATGCGACCGATTATGCGCAATTTGCACGAGAGCTCGTTGATATAGAACAGCGCTGCTCAACGGCAAGTACCATATTAAAACAAGGTATTGAAGAAATAGAGAAGCTCACACGAACATGCTCAGAAAACAACAGCTTACCAATTATGTTTTTAGGAAGCTTAGGACAATTCTATCGTTCTAAGCTCTCTCAAGGGCTTCAAGCTCGCGCTTTAGACATTCAAGGTAACGCTCAGGATGGTGCCGAAGTTATCGCTCACCAGAAGATCCACATGCTCAACTTAGGAAATGAACAATGA
- the lspA gene encoding signal peptidase II, whose protein sequence is MSEVSLKQSGVRWLWLALLVFAADIGIKLFVMDNMGYGWANRIEVLPFFNFLYVHNYGAAFSFLSDQSGWQRWLFTGIAFAVTGMLTYWMSKLPATEKWNNIAYAIIIGGAVGNVFDRVVHGFVVDYLDFYWGTYHWPAFNLADMGICIGAAMIILDGFRKKDESK, encoded by the coding sequence ATGAGTGAAGTTTCGTTAAAACAATCTGGTGTGCGTTGGTTATGGTTGGCTCTGCTGGTTTTCGCTGCAGATATCGGCATCAAACTTTTCGTCATGGACAACATGGGTTATGGCTGGGCAAATCGTATTGAGGTGCTGCCGTTCTTTAACTTTTTGTATGTTCATAACTACGGTGCAGCATTTAGCTTCTTGAGCGACCAAAGTGGTTGGCAACGTTGGTTATTTACTGGTATCGCATTTGCAGTAACAGGCATGCTGACGTACTGGATGAGCAAACTACCAGCGACAGAAAAGTGGAACAACATTGCTTACGCCATCATCATTGGTGGTGCAGTTGGTAACGTATTTGACCGAGTAGTACACGGCTTTGTTGTCGATTACTTAGACTTTTACTGGGGCACTTACCATTGGCCTGCCTTCAACTTAGCGGATATGGGAATCTGTATCGGTGCTGCGATGATCATCCTCGATGGCTTCCGCAAGAAAGATGAGAGCAAATAG
- a CDS encoding carbon starvation CstA family protein, which produces MMWFLTCVAALIGGYFIYGTFIEKIFGINEKRQTPAHTKQDGVDYVPMSTPKVYLVQLLNIAGVGPIFGPIMGALYGPAAMLWIVLGCIFAGAVHDYFSGMLSIRNGGASVPTITGRYLGNGAKHFMNIFAIVLLLLVGVVFVSAPAGMITNLVNDQTDFAMSATTMVVIIFAYYIIATIVPVDKIIGRFYPLFGALLIFMSVGLITAIGLSDEHQIMGGFEMSDMFTNMNPNDLPLWPALFITIACGAISGFHATQSPLMARCMENEKNGRFVFYGAMIGEGIIALIWCALALSFFGSVESLSDAIANGGPGNVVYSASFGLLGVFGGILAFLGVVILPITSGDTAFRSSRLILAEYFNMEQKTLRNRLLMALPLFVIGGILTQVDFGIIWRYFGFANQSTAVMMLWTASAYLLRHNKLHWVTTVPAIFMTSVCITFILNNSQLGFGLPMQISTIVGVVSSLLITAYVIKISKGKGDIDLADEEQEKEAKGVTKTA; this is translated from the coding sequence ATGATGTGGTTTCTTACCTGTGTTGCAGCACTCATTGGTGGCTACTTTATTTACGGTACCTTTATCGAGAAGATTTTCGGTATCAATGAAAAGCGCCAAACACCCGCTCATACCAAGCAAGATGGCGTGGACTACGTTCCAATGTCAACACCAAAGGTTTACCTAGTTCAGCTGCTTAACATTGCAGGTGTAGGTCCAATCTTCGGCCCTATCATGGGTGCCCTTTACGGCCCAGCAGCAATGCTTTGGATCGTGCTAGGTTGTATCTTCGCAGGTGCAGTACACGACTACTTCTCAGGTATGTTATCTATCCGTAATGGCGGCGCTTCGGTTCCAACCATCACTGGACGTTACCTAGGCAATGGCGCAAAACACTTTATGAACATCTTTGCCATTGTTCTACTGCTTCTTGTTGGTGTGGTATTCGTATCTGCTCCCGCAGGCATGATCACTAACCTAGTGAACGACCAAACTGATTTCGCGATGTCTGCAACAACGATGGTTGTTATCATCTTTGCTTACTACATCATCGCAACGATTGTCCCTGTCGATAAAATCATTGGTCGCTTCTACCCACTGTTCGGTGCACTGCTTATCTTTATGTCTGTTGGCTTAATCACGGCGATTGGTCTATCTGACGAACACCAAATTATGGGTGGCTTTGAGATGAGCGACATGTTCACCAACATGAACCCGAATGACCTACCACTTTGGCCTGCTCTATTCATCACCATCGCATGTGGCGCTATCTCTGGCTTCCACGCAACTCAGTCTCCTTTGATGGCGCGTTGTATGGAAAATGAGAAGAACGGTCGCTTTGTATTCTACGGCGCAATGATTGGTGAAGGCATTATCGCTCTAATCTGGTGTGCCCTTGCTCTGTCTTTCTTTGGTTCAGTTGAGTCTTTGTCTGACGCGATTGCAAACGGCGGCCCTGGTAACGTGGTATACAGCGCTTCATTTGGCCTACTGGGTGTATTTGGCGGTATCCTTGCTTTCCTTGGCGTGGTTATCCTACCAATCACTTCTGGTGACACTGCATTCCGTTCAAGCCGTCTTATCCTTGCTGAATACTTCAACATGGAACAGAAAACACTGCGTAACCGCCTACTGATGGCTTTACCACTGTTCGTTATCGGCGGCATCCTGACTCAAGTTGATTTCGGTATCATCTGGCGTTACTTCGGTTTTGCTAACCAATCAACAGCAGTAATGATGCTGTGGACAGCTTCAGCTTACCTACTTCGTCACAACAAACTGCACTGGGTAACAACAGTTCCAGCTATCTTCATGACGTCTGTGTGTATCACATTCATCTTAAACAATAGCCAACTGGGTTTTGGGCTACCTATGCAAATATCAACAATCGTAGGCGTGGTGTCATCTCTACTGATTACGGCTTACGTGATCAAGATTTCAAAAGGCAAAGGCGATATCGACCTAGCTGATGAAGAACAAGAGAAAGAAGCAAAAGGCGTAACCAAAACTGCCTAG
- the fkpB gene encoding FKBP-type peptidyl-prolyl cis-trans isomerase, with amino-acid sequence MAAIKNDSAVTLHFTIKMKDGSVADSTENMGKPAKFVMGDGSLSENFEACLLGLEAGTEKSIELKAEDAFGMPNPDHIHYMDRAKFVGDSEVEVGTIMAFSGPDGMEIPGIITEIAGDSVTVDFNHPLAGQDVTFDVNILTVE; translated from the coding sequence GTGGCAGCAATTAAAAATGATTCAGCAGTAACTCTACATTTTACGATTAAAATGAAGGATGGTTCAGTTGCCGATAGTACGGAGAACATGGGCAAACCAGCGAAGTTCGTCATGGGTGATGGCAGCCTAAGTGAGAACTTTGAAGCGTGCTTACTTGGACTTGAAGCCGGCACTGAAAAGTCTATCGAATTGAAAGCGGAAGACGCGTTTGGTATGCCAAACCCAGATCATATTCACTATATGGATCGTGCTAAGTTTGTTGGCGACTCTGAAGTTGAAGTGGGCACTATCATGGCATTCTCAGGTCCTGACGGTATGGAAATTCCAGGTATTATTACTGAGATCGCAGGTGATTCAGTGACGGTTGATTTTAATCACCCACTCGCTGGTCAAGATGTTACCTTTGACGTCAATATCTTAACGGTAGAATAA
- the ispH gene encoding 4-hydroxy-3-methylbut-2-enyl diphosphate reductase: MSNEMKIMLANPRGFCAGVDRAISIVERALEMYQPPIYVRHEVVHNRFVVEGLKQRGAIFVEELSEVPDDNIVIFSAHGVSQAVRKEAKERDLTVFDATCPLVTKVHMEVARASRKHMEVVLIGHAGHPEVEGTMGQYASKTGGMYLVERPEDVQNLVVNDPTNLHYVSQTTLSVDETADVIEELRRVFPQIQGPRKDDICYATQNRQDAVRDMANDVDVVIVVGSKNSSNSTRLKELAEKLGTPGYLTDCPEDIQTEWVEGKKKIGVTAGASAPEELVNQILDRIRELGATDVEEIQGREENMFFEVPKELQIKQVD, encoded by the coding sequence ATGAGCAATGAAATGAAAATAATGTTAGCTAACCCTCGTGGCTTCTGTGCCGGTGTTGATCGTGCGATCAGCATCGTAGAGCGCGCACTTGAAATGTATCAGCCACCGATCTATGTTCGCCATGAAGTGGTGCATAACCGCTTTGTTGTTGAAGGGCTTAAGCAACGTGGTGCTATTTTTGTCGAAGAGCTGAGTGAAGTGCCAGACGATAACATCGTGATCTTTTCTGCTCACGGTGTATCTCAAGCTGTTCGTAAAGAAGCGAAAGAGCGCGATCTCACCGTATTTGATGCGACGTGTCCATTGGTCACTAAAGTACATATGGAAGTTGCTCGTGCGAGTCGCAAACATATGGAAGTGGTACTGATTGGTCACGCAGGTCACCCTGAAGTGGAAGGGACTATGGGTCAGTACGCTAGCAAAACCGGTGGAATGTATTTGGTTGAAAGACCAGAGGACGTACAAAACCTAGTAGTGAACGACCCAACTAACTTACATTACGTTAGCCAAACAACCTTGTCAGTTGATGAGACGGCGGATGTAATTGAAGAGCTACGTCGCGTGTTCCCACAGATCCAAGGCCCTCGTAAAGACGACATCTGTTACGCGACTCAAAACCGTCAAGACGCAGTACGTGATATGGCAAATGATGTAGACGTAGTGATTGTGGTTGGTTCTAAGAACTCATCGAACTCAACACGTTTGAAAGAGCTGGCTGAGAAGCTAGGCACACCCGGTTACCTTACGGATTGCCCTGAAGACATTCAAACAGAATGGGTTGAAGGCAAGAAGAAAATTGGTGTAACGGCGGGGGCTTCGGCTCCAGAAGAGCTAGTAAACCAAATCTTGGACCGCATTCGTGAGTTGGGTGCGACTGACGTTGAAGAGATTCAAGGTCGTGAAGAGAACATGTTCTTCGAAGTGCCAAAAGAGCTGCAGATCAAGCAAGTCGACTAA